The genomic window AGAAGCGGTAGAGCTATATAATAAAAGTGGTTACGGAGTTATTGAAAATTATGGACAATATGCTGGAATCGAAAGCAGTATTTGTTTTAAAAAAGAACTGCTTTTTGATTATTAAATAAAAAACAACTTCGATGTTGTTATTAGCAAATAATAAAAGCATCGAAGTTGCGAGTTTATTTTTTTTCCGGCCCAAATTGTTTTAAAGTCTATACATTATAGTGCATCCCAAGAAGCGCTCGGATAATAAATAGAACTTGTTACCGGAGCTGTCCAATAATCTTGACTTCCGCCACGGAAAGTGTGAAGACTTACAGCATTTACATTTCGCTTAGAATCGTTAGTTACCCAGCGAATTTTTTCATTTAATATCTCCGTTCCATTTACATAATATTTAACGTATCCATCTGTATTAGAACCTGTATTCAATTTCACAGATATTTGGCAGTTGTAAGTCACACCTTCTTGAATATAGTATTTTTTGCCAAAATCGTTTCCATATTGTCCTGGCTGATCTCTGTAATACACATAAGGCTGAAGATAAGCGCCACTTCCTTTAGCAGTGTTTGATCCATTTGGGCAATACCACATAAATCTGGCACTTCCGCCATTTCCATCCCATGCAGCATCGCCACCTGTATTTTGATCACCAATTAAGATACCATATCCGCATTTTCCGCCTCGGCTCCAGTAGAATCCGTTATTAAATTTCATTTGGAACCAAACCGTATAAACGCCAGTTGACCAAACGCCATACGATGTACATAAACCACCAGGGCAAGATAATGTATTAGTCTGCAATGTAATGGTTCTTGCTCCAGCTGTACCTTTAGCTGTAGTACTGCCTTCAATTGCAGCATTTGATGCGAGAGTATCTTTGCTCACAAGCTGTTGAGCTTCTTTTTTAGCAGTTTGCTTTCCATTTAAATCTTCTTGTTCTTTTTCACAAGAATTTAGCACCAATGCTGTAATAAATAATACGCTGGTTAATTTTAAAAAATTCTTCATCTTTTTAGTTTTAAGGTTAGTAAACGATTAATAGTTAGTAATAATAGATAGTAGTATTTGAGAACCGAAAGTGTAAAATTGAAGAATATAAATTTTAGGGAGGAGTAATAAAGTACGTTTTTACGTACACAGAAATACAGACGGTATTTTTCTTATGTTTTAGGGAGAATTCTTAGCTTTATTTTCTTTCGGAAAACTTCGGTTAATTAAAGCGTTTATTGCAAATAGCTGTACTCTAAAATTTTATATGAATGAAAAGATTCTTTTTATTAAATTTATGTAGTTAATATCTCATAATAAAAAAAGTTCTTTTTTAAGAGAAATCTTTTTTTTGGAAAACTATCTGAGTTATAAGGATTTTAAATATGAAAAATGCTTGAGAATAGATTTTGTCTATTTTAGAAGTAGTATTTACAATCCATAGCCTTAATTTCCTCTTTCATTAGTTTGTAATTTAGTCAAAAATAAAATTTTTCAACTATGGATAATCAATCAAATGACATCAGCAAATGCCCTTTTCATAATGGGAGCATGGACAAGCAAGCAGCTTCAGGCACAAAGAATCGTGACTGGTGGCCTAAACAGTTAAAGGTAAATATCCTGAGACAAAATTCAGTATTGTCAAATCCGCTAGACAAGGATTTTAATTACTCAGAGGCGTTTAAAAGTCTGGATCTTGAAGCTGTAAAGAAAGATTTACATGCTCTTATGACTGATTCACAAGATTGGTGGCCTGCTGATTTTGGTCATTATGGCGGACTTTTCATTAGAATGGCGTGGCACAGCGCGGGTACTTACAGAGTACATGACGGTCGAGGAGGAGCTGGAGCTGGACAGCAGCGATTTGCACCTCTTAACAGTTGGCCTGATAATGTAAGCCTTGATAAAGCAAGAAGATTGCTTTGGCCAATAAAACAAAAATATGGGCAAAAAATCTCATGGGCCGATTTAATGATCTTAACAGGGAATGTTGCTTTGGAATCAATGGGTTTTAAAACATTTGGTTTTGCGGGAGGACGTGCCGATGTATGGGAAGCAGATGAATCTGTTTATTGGGGATCTGAAACGACTTGGCTTGGAGGTGATGAACGTTATAAAGATGGTTCTGAAGGTGTTCCGAAGGATCACGGTGTTGTTTCATCAGATGACGATGCAAATGGAAATATTCATAGCAGAAATCTAGAAAAACCTCTTGCTGCAGTGCAGATGGGACTTATATATGTAAATCCAGAAGGGCCAGATGGAAATCCTGATCCTATTGCAGCGGCCAAAGATATTAGAGATACTTTTGGGCGTATGGCAATGAATGATGAAGAAACTGTGGCACTTATAGCTGGAGGACACACTTTTGGTAAAACGCACGGAGCTGCTTCCTCAGATAATGTGGGCAAGGAACCAGAAGCAGCTGGTTTAGAATTGCAAGGATTGGGATGGAAAAACAATTACGGTTCAGGAAAAGGCCCAGACGCAATAACAAGTGGACTTGAGGTGACTTGGACTAAAACGCCAACACAATGGAGCAATAACTTTTTTGAAAACTTATTTGGTTTTGAATGGGAACTTTCTAAAAGCCCTGCAGGGGCACATCAATGGGTGGCAAAGAATGCTGAGGCAATTATTCCTGATGCTTTCGATTCTAATAAAAAGCACTTGCCAACAATGCTTACAACCGATTTATCATTAAGATTAGATCCAGCTTATGAGAAAATCTCACGACGCTTTTTTGAAAATCCTGATGAATTTGCAGATGCTTTCGCTCGTGCGTGGTTTAAACTGACACACCGTGATATGGGGCCAAGAGCTCTTTATCTTGGATCTGATGTGCCTGCGGAAGAATTGCTATGGCAAGATCCTATTCCAGAAGTAAATCATACACTAATTAATGATCAGGATGTAGCTCAGTTGAAAGAGAAAATATTAAATTCAGGTTTAAGTATTTCTCAGTTAGTTTCAACAGCATGGGCTTCTGCATCTACGTTTAGAGGATCAGATAAACGAGGCGGTGCAAACGGTGGACGCATAAGACTTGCACCACAAAAAGACTGGGAAGTAAATAATCCTGCTGCATTAAAAGTGGTTTTAGATAAATTAGAAGCTATTCAAAAAGAATTTAATGCTGCAAATGGTAATAAAAAAGTTTCATTGGCTGATTTAATAGTTCTTGGAGGTTCTGCAGCTATTGAAAAAGCAGCTAAAGATGCTGGAGCTTCAGCTTCTGTGCCTTTTTCTCCTGGGCGTATGGATGCATCTGCTGAGCAGACAGATGTTGAGTCTTTTGGCTATCTTGAACCTAAAGCGGATGGTTTTAGAAATTATAGAAAAACAAAATCATCTGTTTTAACAGAAGAACTTCTTATAGATAAAGCTAATTTATTGAATCTTACAGCACCAGAATTAACAGTGCTTTTAGGAGGACTTCGCGTTTTGGATATCAACGCTGACGGAAGCAAAAACGGTGTTTTTACCACTCGACCAGGTCGCTTGACAAACGATTTCTTTGTAAATCTGCTAGATATGAACACGCAATGGCAATCGGTTTCTAATGATCAAGAACTTTATGCAGGAAACGATAGAAGCACCGGACAGCCTAAATGGATTGGAACACGTGCTGACCTTGTTTTTGGTTCAAATTCAGAATTAAGAGCAATTGCAGAAGTGTATGCAGCTTCTGATGCACATGAGAAATTTGTTCATGATTTTATTGCAGTATGGACTAAAGTGATGAATTTGGATCGATTCGACTTAAAGGCTTAATACAGTAGAAGCAATAAGTTAATAAATAGGAACTGCCCCTGATAGCTAAACACTATTTCGGGGCAGTTTTTTTTAGATGAATTTTTACAAATAAGAATTACATTATTGTTTTATGAGCTTAATGGTTTTTCTATTTGTTCCGTTGCTTACTTCAGCAAGATATGTTCCTGCACTAAAGTTGCTTTTTATTATTATGGATGATGTATAATTTGATTTCACAGTCTCTATTTTTCTTCCTAACATATCAAATACATTAACATAAATGGCTTGCTTTTCATCTCCTCCTGCAATGTTTATTTGGAATTCTGTTTTTGTTGGATTTGGAGATGCAATGACTATAAAATCATCAATTTGCTGTTCTGAAATCTTGGTTTCAGCATTGGTTGATAGTGAAGCGTTTTCGCATGAACCGAGATGACAGCCATGTGCTAAATGAGCTGGTACAGCATTGGCAGGAATGCAAAGATTTTTGTTATTCGTATGGCATACTATCACTTTTTGAGGATTACAGTTAATATCGATTACTTTTATTTGTTTTGTTATGTTAATATAGCAGCCTTTCGCATCAGTAATAGTTACGCTGTAGTCGTGAACTCCCAGTGTTGACAGATTAATAGAAATAGCATCTGTTGTAGCTCCGGTACTCCACAAATAAGTAAAAGGTGCTGTTCCACTTGTAGGCGTTGCGTTCAATGTTAAAGAAGTAGGGCCATATCCTAAGTAAATAGTATTAGCGTCTCCTCCCGGATTTACAGCATATACATCTGGAATGAGAGCCGCAATCGGATTATTGATGGTTACTGTTGAGGTGTTAGTACTGTTATTTCCTGCGTTATCAGTAACGGTCCATGTTATAACGGATGTTCCTACGTTGAAATTTCCACTTGCATCTAATCCATTTCCGTTTCTTGTAGTTGCACCTGTAATTGCGTAAGTAGCCGTATCAATTGTACAATTATCGGTAGCAGTTGCGGATGGGATATTATAATTTCCGCTTGATTCATAACAAAGAACAACAGAAGTAACTGAGTTTACAGTTGGTTTTTGTGCATCCGTAACCGTCACCGTTTGCGAGGTTGTGGCGGTATTGCCATTTTCATCGGTAGCCGTCCATATTACAGTTGTTGTACCATGAGGAAATACTGTCGGTGCATTATTGATAATACTTGCTACAGCACAATTATCGGTAACGATTGGTTGAGTTAATATAAATGTTGCTCCACACTGATTTTCGTCATTTGAGAGCGTTATGGGAGCAGGTATTGCAAAAACAGGCTTTTCAGTATCATTAATCGTAATAGTGAAAGAAGTCGAACTATTATTGCATCCATCGGCTGCTGTCCACGTAACAGTTGTAATTCCTTTATTAAAAACTTTATTGGCTAATGTAGTATTACCAGTAGCAGAGGTTGCTCCAGTAAGCAAATAGCTATAAGCAACGTTACTGCAGTTGTTTAATGCGGTGATGTCAAATTCATTGGCTTGTGCTGTATAGGTAGGTAAACCCGTATTAGTGTTAGTGATAATATTTGACATTTCAGGCAGATAAAGTACTGTTTTAACCTGACCGTTGAATGAAAAGTCATCAATACCTACTAAAGAGGTTCCAGAAGTTCTGTTTGATCCGTACCAGTATAAACGCAATGTAATCGGGGTTTTGATATTGGTCAAAGGGCTTAAGTCATAAGTAAGTAAAGTTGCAGCAGTTCCAGTAAAGGTTTGGGATGCCGTAATATCACTTGTAAAGTTGTCTACACTGGATCTTATAACGAATGTGCTAGGATCAGCGGTGTTTCCTTTTCTAGCTGTAAATTTAAGATTAGAAAAATTTATTTTATAGCCATTTTTAGGTTGAAGTTTGAATTCAAAATACTGATCTGGATTAAATGAAGTAGCTGGATCTGAAGTATTTGTTTTGCTGGTCCAGCCATTTAGTAAAACACGACCACTAATGACACCTGCTGTATTGAGGCCGCCGCTAGTGCCATAATAAAAATTTGGTGCCGTATTTCCGTCACTGATTATATTAGGATTTGTGGTGTTTCCTGCCGTAATAGGCGCGATAAATTCAACATTATTTCCTGTAAAAGTGTTACCCCAAATCTGTGTAGGTGCGCTATTGTTATTTAGCTCAAAAATTTTAATGTCATCATGATAAATAATACGTGTCATTACATTAGGAGGATCAGATGTAATAGACTGTCCTGGACGATACAAGCCCCATTTCAAATATCCAGAAGGGTTAGTCTCAGGAACATCCTGATTGAAAGTTTTAAAATTGCTCACCTGCCATGCCAATGTATAATCATTTTGTCCAGGTAACCTATAATAC from Flavobacterium sp. KACC 22763 includes these protein-coding regions:
- a CDS encoding heparin lyase I family protein, whose amino-acid sequence is MKKSLLVLLCVFSLLEIKAQNSNWEYNFGITSSMPYASTAYSSTYLPSPTAGGGTASVRASSTTEGFVELTSSNLAGGSGAELKMNGGTTVSGAKFGLGPFTATAVAAFECKINITSGTNGRFLIYFGNGSNFTNGSGISLPQTFAALRLSPTPTAISLDWLSSTTSPNYTTAGLSQVTINKSQVYVLKFFMNNSNAETSYTTGSASNLTTHNLAAGTFDIWIDNIKVLTNADPGTGFLPQGSNINSMNLLNVGAGSSAPVLYIDDIVYSNSLIATPPTPPATITDTLVTVDYESGTENSGISNLTTTHATATDAEYLVSPGRTGNYAIAHRVTIGDSGYFSDNHWRSEAATAQMPTDGKYYPGDERRFEVSLLLKDWESHTPGMAQNGDIIFQGKQSGGENPAWYLSAKRNSITFRIPNDNIEPSIIDDFRPYINQWIDFRIDAKMTTDNTGYYKVYYRLPGQNDYTLAWQVSNFKTFNQDVPETNPSGYLKWGLYRPGQSITSDPPNVMTRIIYHDDIKIFELNNNSAPTQIWGNTFTGNNVEFIAPITAGNTTNPNIISDGNTAPNFYYGTSGGLNTAGVISGRVLLNGWTSKTNTSDPATSFNPDQYFEFKLQPKNGYKINFSNLKFTARKGNTADPSTFVIRSSVDNFTSDITASQTFTGTAATLLTYDLSPLTNIKTPITLRLYWYGSNRTSGTSLVGIDDFSFNGQVKTVLYLPEMSNIITNTNTGLPTYTAQANEFDITALNNCSNVAYSYLLTGATSATGNTTLANKVFNKGITTVTWTAADGCNNSSTSFTITINDTEKPVFAIPAPITLSNDENQCGATFILTQPIVTDNCAVASIINNAPTVFPHGTTTVIWTATDENGNTATTSQTVTVTDAQKPTVNSVTSVVLCYESSGNYNIPSATATDNCTIDTATYAITGATTRNGNGLDASGNFNVGTSVITWTVTDNAGNNSTNTSTVTINNPIAALIPDVYAVNPGGDANTIYLGYGPTSLTLNATPTSGTAPFTYLWSTGATTDAISINLSTLGVHDYSVTITDAKGCYINITKQIKVIDINCNPQKVIVCHTNNKNLCIPANAVPAHLAHGCHLGSCENASLSTNAETKISEQQIDDFIVIASPNPTKTEFQINIAGGDEKQAIYVNVFDMLGRKIETVKSNYTSSIIIKSNFSAGTYLAEVSNGTNRKTIKLIKQ
- a CDS encoding polysaccharide lyase, whose amino-acid sequence is MKNFLKLTSVLFITALVLNSCEKEQEDLNGKQTAKKEAQQLVSKDTLASNAAIEGSTTAKGTAGARTITLQTNTLSCPGGLCTSYGVWSTGVYTVWFQMKFNNGFYWSRGGKCGYGILIGDQNTGGDAAWDGNGGSARFMWYCPNGSNTAKGSGAYLQPYVYYRDQPGQYGNDFGKKYYIQEGVTYNCQISVKLNTGSNTDGYVKYYVNGTEILNEKIRWVTNDSKRNVNAVSLHTFRGGSQDYWTAPVTSSIYYPSASWDAL
- the katG gene encoding catalase/peroxidase HPI, with the translated sequence MDNQSNDISKCPFHNGSMDKQAASGTKNRDWWPKQLKVNILRQNSVLSNPLDKDFNYSEAFKSLDLEAVKKDLHALMTDSQDWWPADFGHYGGLFIRMAWHSAGTYRVHDGRGGAGAGQQRFAPLNSWPDNVSLDKARRLLWPIKQKYGQKISWADLMILTGNVALESMGFKTFGFAGGRADVWEADESVYWGSETTWLGGDERYKDGSEGVPKDHGVVSSDDDANGNIHSRNLEKPLAAVQMGLIYVNPEGPDGNPDPIAAAKDIRDTFGRMAMNDEETVALIAGGHTFGKTHGAASSDNVGKEPEAAGLELQGLGWKNNYGSGKGPDAITSGLEVTWTKTPTQWSNNFFENLFGFEWELSKSPAGAHQWVAKNAEAIIPDAFDSNKKHLPTMLTTDLSLRLDPAYEKISRRFFENPDEFADAFARAWFKLTHRDMGPRALYLGSDVPAEELLWQDPIPEVNHTLINDQDVAQLKEKILNSGLSISQLVSTAWASASTFRGSDKRGGANGGRIRLAPQKDWEVNNPAALKVVLDKLEAIQKEFNAANGNKKVSLADLIVLGGSAAIEKAAKDAGASASVPFSPGRMDASAEQTDVESFGYLEPKADGFRNYRKTKSSVLTEELLIDKANLLNLTAPELTVLLGGLRVLDINADGSKNGVFTTRPGRLTNDFFVNLLDMNTQWQSVSNDQELYAGNDRSTGQPKWIGTRADLVFGSNSELRAIAEVYAASDAHEKFVHDFIAVWTKVMNLDRFDLKA